The Lycium ferocissimum isolate CSIRO_LF1 chromosome 1, AGI_CSIRO_Lferr_CH_V1, whole genome shotgun sequence genome includes a region encoding these proteins:
- the LOC132049617 gene encoding putative pentatricopeptide repeat-containing protein At3g25060, mitochondrial: MLLKNLSPNELKPLLLGCKHRALISQIHAVMVSSGLFSHGNSIAQLISSYGKTGDLESAHKVFDKIPQRRVDSWNAIIIAYSKNGVPVEVVNVYNQMVLESVKPDSSTFTVALKACIILQDLEMGEKIWEKAIYCGYENDVFVGSSVLNLYAKCGKMDKAIDVFEKMGKRDIVCWTTMITGFVQSGKGREAVDLYRWMQKEGLVGDGVVMLSLMQASANIADTKLGSSVHGYMIRRALPMDVNMLTSLVDMYAKNGELEIATHVFRKMPSKNAVSWSALISGFAQNGFAVNALQLLIEMQVSGFTPDVASLVSALLACSHVGSLKLGRSIHGYVGRKVIMDQVLSTALIDMYAKCGLISCARSIYDNMSSKDLICWNTIIACYGIHGHGREALTLFQEMKDKIEPDHATFAALLSALSHSGLVEEGRHWFDVMINEYKIKPSEKHYACLVDLLARSGEVEEATDLIISMETKPGVAVWVALLSGCHKHKKFSIGELAANRVLELIPENTGTFILVANFFAAAKMWDKAAAARKLMKKTGMTKVPGYSAVEVNGRLHAFLMGDTSHPQYEQIMELLCNLENEMKAMGYVPKTEFVLQNLDEEVKVKMLCNHSERLAIAFGLLNTAPGTRLFITKNLRVCGDCHEVTKFISVIVKRDIIVRDAKRFHHFKDGICSCGDYW, from the coding sequence ATGCTCTTAAAGAACTTGTCACCAAATGAACTCAAACCTCTCTTATTGGGCTGTAAACATAGAGCATTAATTTCACAAATCCATGCTGTTATGGTATCATCTGGGTTATTTTCCCATGGAAACTCCATTGCCCaattaatatcatcatatggAAAAACGGGTGATCTCGAATCTGCCCACAAAGTGTTCGATAAAATTCCCCAAAGGAGGGTAGATTCTTGGAATGCAATCATCATTGCCTATTCAAAGAATGGGGTCCCTGTTGAGGTTGTAAATGTTTATAATCAAAtggttcttgaaagtgtcaaaCCTGATAGCTCAACTTTTACTGTTGCACTTAAGGCTTGTATAATCTTGCAGGATCTTGAAATGGGTGAAAAGATTTGGGAAAAGGCGATTTATTGTGGTTATGAGAATGATGTCTTTGTTGGGTCTTCTGTTTTGAATCTTTATGCGAAATGCGGGAAGATGGATAAAGCAATAGATGTATTTGAGAAGATGGGGAAGAGGGATATTGTTTGTTGGACTACGATGATAACGGGTTTTGTACAGAGTGGGAAAGGGAGAGAGGCTGTGGATTTGTATCGGTGGATGCAAAAGGAAGGTTTGGTAGGTGATGGTGTTGTTATGTTGAGTCTGATGCAGGCTTCTGCTAATATTGCAGACACGAAATTGGGTTCATCGGTTCATGGTTATATGATCCGTAGAGCGCTTCCTATGGATGTTAATATGTTGACTAGCCTTGTTGATATGTATGCCAAGAATGGAGAGTTGGAGATAGCTACTCATGTATTTCGAAAAATGCCCTCTAAGAATGCTGTTTCTTGGAGTGCTTTGATTTCTGGCTTTGCTCAAAATGGCTTTGCTGTTAATGCTCTTCAACTGTTGATAGAGATGCAAGTGTCTGGATTCACACCTGATGTAGCTTCACTTGTAAGTGCACTTCTAGCATGTTCTCATGTTGGCTCTTTAAAGTTGGGTAGATCAATTCATGGTTATGTTGGAAGGAAAGTCATTATGGACCAAGTTTTGAGTACTGCATTGATTGACATGTACGCTAAATGTGGGCTCATTTCTTGTGCCCGTTCCATTTATGACAATATGAGTTCTAAGGACTTGATATGTTGGAATACGATTATAGCGTGCTATGGGATCCATGGGCATGGAAGAGAGGCACTTACCCTTTTCCAGGAGATGAAGGACAAGATAGAACCAGATCATGCAACTTTTGCTGCTCTCCTTTCAGCTTTGAGTCACTCGGGATTAGTGGAGGAAGGACGACATTGGTTTGATGTAATGATTAATGAATACAAAATCAAACCTTCTGAGAAGCATTATGCTTGTTTGGTTGATCTTTTAGCTCGATCTGGTGAAGTAGAAGAAGCTACAGATCTTATCATTTCTATGGAAACTAAACCTGGCGTTGCTGTTTGGGTTGCCCTTCTATCTGGTTGCCACAAGCATAAGAAATTTTCCATTGGAGAATTGGCAGCAAATAGGGTACTTGAACTAATTCCGGAGAACACAGGCACTTTCATATTAGTAGCAAATTTCTTTGCAGCAGCAAAAATGTGGGATAAAGCAGCTGCTGCGAGGAAGCTTATGAAAAAGACAGGGATGACAAAAGTTCCTGGCTACAGTGCTGTAGAGGTAAATGGGAGACTCCATGCTTTTCTTATGGGTGATACAAGTCACCCTCAATATGAACAGATAATGGAACTTCTATGCAATTTGGAGAATGAGATGAAAGCTATGGGGTATGTCCCAAAGACTGAATTTGTGTTGCAGAATCTTGATGAAGAGGTCAAAGTGAAAATGTTGTGTAATCATAGTGAGAGACTTGCCATTGCTTTTGGGCTCTTAAACACCGCACCAGGAACCAGATTATTTATCACAAAGAACCTGAGGGTCTGTGGTGACTGCCATGAAGTAACAAAGTTTATATCTGTTATTGTAAAAAGAGATATTATTGTAAGGGATGCTAAACGATTTCATCACTTTAAGGATGGAATATGCTCCTGTGGCGACTACTGGTGA
- the LOC132049639 gene encoding uncharacterized protein LOC132049639 — MPEQALQDSTMAEISESPNPNSDLDPQTMRKTKPGLKRLFLTLTVFISFLIALPFLLKSIEIYRAPLPFEDIDLLSMEMEKNHLLFPCQFQAVFVNFNDITDVNELGLLINSHMQKLTSENTQTCGTCGNNFTVAVTIDSNSNCINGNDKWQCGVLNGFDKSNDHDEDFDEYLESILDGKNRNVYTVVVVNRKDEEDVRVVVGKYRHAWIVGKDSVEKAAEKMAEIFVNVFVNGGKEEGSIRGEFMPVGADGKVVLSFSLLNSDPHDWVYDWDFQELDEILLAPAVDALRPVADISVESQVLYHTPKSSYSYWDDMQGSYIFSTKDLPFFVNSNEWHLDTSTAAGGRSKVLHFVLYVPSAKECPLKLQLPNGEMSMTNGFISPMWGGIIVWNPPACVENSQMQQLSRHKISSEELKMISEVFMGQLRQLFGLKSESLYVGGSATSVLLTSEKGFAEWELDVLSRHHTCFNLLQCGTTLGSLSRLVQSLPRMIIRDEIGKQVKYSLEAAKLSLGNVSLGYSDASAVYSRKARALAEDAFYHPSMMSVSYYSFEHCFAVYSPFFLPVALHVLLAVIREWKRYKVENRKYLAWKDKLE, encoded by the exons ATGCCGGAACAAGCTCTTCAGGATTCAACAATGGCGGAGATATCTGAATCACCAAACCCTAACTCGGATTTGGACCCTCAAACAATGCGTAAAACAAAGCCTGGATTGAAGCGTTTATTTCTCACACTAACTGTCTTCATCTCTTTCCTCATCG CTTTGCCTTTCTTACTAAAGTCAATAGAGATTTACCGAGCACCATTGCCATTTGAAGACATAGATTTACTATCAATGGAAATGGAGAAGAATCATTTGTTGTTTCCTTGCCAATTTCAAGCAGTTTTTGTGAACTTCAATGACATTACTGATGTAAATGAGCTAGGGCTCTTAATCAATTCCCATATGCAAAAATTGACTTCAGAAAATACTCAGACTTGTGGCACGTGTGGGAACAATTTTACCGTAGCAGTAACTATTGATTCCAATTCTAACTGTATTAATGGCAACGATAAATGGCAATGCGGTGTGTTGAATGGATTCGATAAGTCGAATGATCATGATGAGGATTTTGATGAGTATTTGGAGTCGATATTGGATGGTAAGAATAGGAATGTTTATACGGTTGTGGTGGTGAATAGGAAGGATGAGGAGGATGTTAGAGTTGTTGTTGGTAAATATAGGCATGCTTGGATAGTAGGAAAAGATTCTGTGGAGAAAGCTGCTGAGAAAATGGCAGAGATTTTTGTCAATGTGTTTGTGAATGGTGGGAAGGAAGAAGGATCAATTCGTGGGGAATTCATGCCGGTAGGTGCAGATGGAAAGGTCGTGCTTTCGTTCAGTCTTTTGAATTCGGATCCGCATGATTGGGTTTATGATTG GGATTTTCAGGAGTTAGATGAGATTCTGCTGGCTCCTGCTGTGGATGCTTTAAGACCAGTTGCTGATATTAGTGTGGAAAGCCAG GTTCTATATCATACTCCAAAGTCTTCATATTCATATTGGGATGACATGCAGGGTAGCTACATTTTCAGTACAAAAGATCTTCCTTTTTTT GTAAATTCAAATGAATGGCACTTGGATACTTCAACAGCAGCTGGCGGGCGGTCAAAAGTCCTGCATTTTGTGTT ATATGTACCATCTGCAAAAGAGTGCCCTCTAAAGTTGCAGTTGCCAAATGGAGAGATGTCCATGACAAATGGTTTTATATCACCG ATGTGGGGTGGTATTATTGTTTGGAATCCACCAGCCTGTGTAGAGAATTCTCAAATGCAACAACTTTCCAGGCACAAAATTTCCTCTGAA GAGTTGAAGATGATTTCCGAAGTTTTCATGGGACAGTTGCGCCAGCTATTTGGTCTGAAGTCTGAGAGCCTTTATGTTGGTGGATCTGCCACATCTGTACTTTTAACCAGCGAAAAAGGCTTTGCAGAATG GGAGTTGGACGTGTTATCTAGGCATCACACATGTTTCAATCTTCTTCAGTGTGGCACCACCCTTGGGTCTCTCTCTCGATTG GTTCAGTCACTTCCCAGGATGATCATCAGGGATGAAATAGGAAAACAG GTAAAGTATTCTCTTGAAGCTGCAAAATTATCTCTGGGCAATGTGTCCTTAGGATATTCCGATGCTTCTGCTG TTTACTCGAGAAAAGCAAGAGCTTTAGCAGAGGATGCCTTTTATCATCCATCTATGATGTCCGTGAGCTACTACTCATTTGAGCACTGTTTTGCTGTATATTCG CCATTCTTTCTGCCAGTTGCACTGCATGTGCTTCTTGCAGTCATCAGAGAATGGAAAAGATACAAAGTGGAAAACAGAAAGTATCTTGCATGGAAGGACAAACTTGAGTAG
- the LOC132049649 gene encoding uncharacterized protein LOC132049649 encodes MYADRVEAVTKRSVKDRLNGNTSDDYDRRRLISGKRHREDDDKWEHDLYEYGEAPGSSQRIGTKDLRLKLQKKSIQQATQSVRGSVSGGMRDLREKLSGTVYSQTVENDPPKAKMKVAPEISKPVRRSITAEAPAMETKKVASTVSKKKSQQKAESVDSFLQSLGLEKYAITFQAEEVDMAALVHMTDEDLKAIGIPMGPRKKIILALETRI; translated from the exons ATGTATGCTGATCGGGTGGAGGCAGTGACAAAGAGGTCTGTAAAAGATAGGCTTAACGGCAACACTTCTGATGATTACGATCGCCGGAGACTAATTTCCGGCAAGAG GCACAGAGAAGATGATGATAAATGGGAGCATGATCTTTACGAGTATGGTGAAGCTCCGGGATCAA GCCAGAGAATTGGTACTAAGGATCTTCGTCTAAAACTCCAAAAGAAAAGTATCCAACAAGCTACTCAAAGTGTTAGAGGTTCTGTCTCTGGAGGTATGAGGGATTTGCGTGAAAAGCTCTCTGGTACTGTATACTCACAAACAGTGGAAAATGATCCCCCCAAAGCAAAGATGAAGGTGGCTCCTGAGATAAGTAAACCTGTCAGGAGAAGCATCACAGCTGAAGCTCCTGCCATGGAGACCAAAAAGGTTGCCAGCACAGTTTCAAAGAAGAAGTCCCAGCAAAAG GCGGAATCAGTGGATAGTTTTCTACAATCATTGGGTCTTGAGAAGTATGCAATTACATTTCAAGCTGAAGAA GTTGATATGGCTGCTCTTGTGCACATGACAGATGAAGATCTTAAAGCTATTGGAATACCAATG GGTCCAAGGAAGAAGATAATATTAGCACTGGAGACTAGAATCTGA
- the LOC132049659 gene encoding uncharacterized protein LOC132049659, whose protein sequence is MDASEINRSLVSELESMGFSEAQATKALCSSGNSSLEAAVNWIIDHENDAETDEMPVVTIDIIETPSPTFDSEEVKLKAQELRERVRKRREEEDKKLEKEREKARIRAGKELLATKRMAQENERKRFEAQRKIEKEEERRERERIRQKLQQDKEERRVSLGSSMNSSTSSKSIKTSKQETKNHLEVDFSASSGNVPTKKEVLRECLRSLRRQHKEEDAKVQRAFKSLLVYVRNIISNPDEPKFRKIRLSNPAFQARVGIFKEGLQFLELCGFERVRGGDFLVLRRDKIDMAVLRSAGMVLNSAITNPFFGLLSK, encoded by the exons ATGGATGCTTCTGAAATTAACAGAAGCTTGGTAAGTGAACTCGAATCAATGGGATTTTCAGAGGCTCAAGCCACCAAGGCTCTTTGTTCTTCTG GTAATTCAAGTCTCGAGGCTGCAGTAAATTGGATTATTGATCATGAGAATGATGCAGAGACTGATGAGATGCCTGTG GTTACAATCGACATTATTGAAACACCCAGTCCTACTTTCGATTCGGAAGAAGTAAAGTTGAAAGCACAAGAGCTAAG GGAGCGAGTACGCAAGAGGAGAGAAGAGGAAGACAAAAAGCTGGAAAAGGAAAGGGAGAAG GCGAGGATACGCGCAGGCAAAGAACTGCTTGCAACAAAGCGAATGGCACAGGAAAATGAGAGGAAACG TTTTGAAGCACAGCGGAAGAtcgaaaaagaagaggagagaaGGGAAAGGGAAAGAATTCGTCAAAAGCTCCAGCAGGACAAG GAAGAAAGGAGGGTTAGCCTTGGTTCATCTATGAATAGCTCTACATCTTCGAAATCCATTAAAACCTCAAAGCAAGAAACAAAG AATCATTTAGAAGTTGACTTTTCCGCATCATCTGGTAATGTCCCTACAAAGAAAGAGGTTTTGAGGGAATGCTTAAGATCTCTCAGGCGTCAGCACAAG GAGGAGGATGCGAAAGTGCAACGGGCCTTCAAATCTCTGTTAGTTTATGTGAGGAACATCATTAGCAATCCTGATGAACCAAAGTTCAGGAAGATCCGGCTTAGTAATCCCGCTTTCCAG GCTAGAGTCGGGATTTTCAAAGAAGGCCTGCAGTTTCTAGAACTCTGTGGGTTTGAAAGAGTTAGAGGAGGTGATTTTTTGGTCTTGCGCAGAGACAAGATCGATATGGCGGTACTGAGATCAGCTGGCATGGTTTTGAACTCTGCCATTACAAATCCCTTCTTTGGGCTACTGTCAAAGTAA